A genomic stretch from Candidatus Neomarinimicrobiota bacterium includes:
- the mdh gene encoding malate dehydrogenase: MLLRPKIAVIGAGQIGTVISHLIALRQLGDVVLYDIVEDLPQGKALDVQEASRIDGFDVSILGTNSYEDIHDADLVIVTAGVPRKPGMSRDDLLTVNSKIIRIVAENIRKYAPGAIVILISNPLDAMVTLFQKVSGFPVQRVMGQAGVLDSSRFCTFIAQELDLSVKDVNAMVLGGHGDSMVPLVRSANIHGIPVMDLLIQKYGEEKKARDVMNALVERTRMAGGEIVGLLKSGSAFYSPASAAVAMAESILRDEHRLLPVCACLQGEYGIHDLYMGVPAVLTRTGIKKIVEIDLNPEEEKVFRVSAGHVKALIADMKKLKLL, encoded by the coding sequence ATGTTATTACGCCCTAAAATAGCTGTTATCGGTGCAGGACAGATCGGAACCGTTATCAGTCACCTGATTGCACTGCGTCAGCTTGGTGACGTGGTCCTTTATGATATTGTCGAGGATCTGCCTCAGGGGAAAGCGCTGGATGTACAGGAAGCATCCCGGATTGATGGATTTGATGTGTCCATTCTGGGTACTAACAGTTATGAGGATATTCATGATGCTGATCTGGTAATTGTTACGGCCGGTGTGCCCAGAAAACCGGGTATGAGCCGTGACGATCTTCTGACGGTTAACAGTAAAATTATACGGATTGTTGCAGAAAATATCCGCAAGTATGCTCCCGGTGCCATTGTCATTCTGATCTCCAATCCCCTCGATGCCATGGTGACGCTCTTTCAAAAAGTATCGGGGTTTCCGGTTCAAAGGGTGATGGGACAGGCCGGTGTTTTGGACAGTTCCCGTTTTTGTACATTTATAGCTCAGGAACTGGATCTGAGTGTCAAGGATGTAAATGCAATGGTTCTTGGAGGCCATGGCGATTCTATGGTGCCGCTGGTTCGCTCGGCAAATATCCACGGAATACCGGTTATGGATTTACTGATTCAAAAATATGGAGAGGAAAAAAAGGCACGGGATGTGATGAATGCTCTGGTGGAAAGGACCCGTATGGCCGGGGGAGAAATTGTAGGACTTTTAAAGTCCGGATCCGCTTTTTATTCTCCCGCTTCTGCGGCGGTAGCTATGGCAGAAAGCATACTTCGGGACGAACACCGGCTTTTACCTGTCTGTGCCTGCCTTCAGGGGGAATACGGCATCCATGATTTGTATATGGGAGTCCCTGCAGTACTAACCAGGACCGGTATTAAAAAAATAGTGGAAATCGACCTTAACCCCGAAGAAGAAAAGGTATTTCGGGTGTCCGCCGGCCATGTGAAAGCCCTCATTGCTGATATGAAAAAATTGAAGTTACTCTGA
- a CDS encoding radical SAM protein: MAKYISAKQILLPAKGAGTGSNIFGIRYSMNCYRGCQHGCIYCDTRSDCYRVRSFNDVEVKINAVDLLRKELAAKRTKGTVGTGSMHDPYMPLEIQEKLTRHTLEVLSDFHFPVHIMTKSNLVLRDLDVLKQLSNVYAAVTFTITTVRNDLSLLLEPNAPESSQRFQAMKALASKGILTGISMMPVLPWITDHWSHIRLLVEKATDYGASYILNAGMGMTLRQGQREFFYRKLDNKFPGMRQKYEKAYGNNYYAYVEKGEEISGRFHALCDKLGIAVKIPTYEETLPIQRTLF; the protein is encoded by the coding sequence ATGGCCAAATATATCTCTGCAAAACAGATTCTCCTGCCTGCGAAGGGTGCGGGGACGGGAAGCAATATTTTCGGCATTCGATACAGTATGAACTGTTACCGTGGATGCCAGCACGGGTGTATCTATTGTGATACCCGCAGCGACTGTTATCGGGTCCGTTCTTTTAATGATGTGGAAGTAAAAATCAATGCTGTTGATTTGCTCCGGAAGGAATTAGCTGCCAAACGCACTAAAGGGACAGTTGGGACAGGGAGTATGCATGATCCTTACATGCCCCTTGAAATCCAGGAAAAACTGACCCGTCACACCCTGGAGGTTCTTAGTGATTTTCACTTTCCGGTCCATATCATGACAAAAAGCAACCTGGTTCTTAGAGATCTGGATGTTTTAAAACAGCTGTCAAACGTCTATGCTGCCGTGACCTTTACCATTACAACCGTCCGCAATGATCTTTCCCTTTTACTTGAGCCGAATGCACCTGAAAGCAGTCAACGTTTTCAGGCCATGAAAGCCCTGGCATCCAAAGGTATTCTGACAGGTATTTCCATGATGCCCGTCCTTCCCTGGATTACGGACCACTGGTCTCATATTCGCTTACTGGTAGAAAAAGCGACAGATTACGGGGCATCCTATATTTTAAATGCCGGGATGGGGATGACATTAAGGCAGGGGCAGCGTGAGTTTTTCTACCGGAAACTGGACAATAAATTCCCGGGGATGCGTCAGAAGTATGAAAAAGCCTACGGAAACAACTATTATGCCTACGTTGAGAAAGGGGAAGAAATAAGCGGCCGCTTTCATGCCCTATGTGACAAGTTGGGAATTGCCGTGAAAATTCCCACGTATGAAGAGACCCTGCCAATCCAGAGAACCCTTTTTTGA